The nucleotide window ATCGCTCCGCCGCGCGCCAGCGCGGCGTACACGCGACCGACGCCGCGGGCGGTGCCGTGCCCGTTGGTCGACGGGATCTCCGCCGCCCGCCATGCGGCCGTGTTCACCCAGCCCGCGCCGGAGAGGCCCGGAGGGTTCCAGTAGACGTTCCACTTCATCAGCTCGTCGTCCGTGAGCGCAGCGCGATCCGGTGCCGGCGGGCCCGCGGGCCAGAGGAACTCGGCGGCCCGGCCGTGCTCGGACGCCGGCAGGCCGATGTGCACGTCGGCGCCGAGCGGGCCGGTGACCTCCGTCCGCAGGAACGATCCGAGCGTCGTGCCCGTCGTGCGCCGCACGACCTCGCCCACGAGGTAGCCGAAGGTGTTCACGTGATAGCCGTGCGCGGTGCCCGGCTGCCACCACGGCGCCTGCCGCTCGAGCGCCCGGGTCATCGTGGCCCAGTCGAGCATGGCGCCGTCGGGGAGCGGCGCGCGCAGCGCCGGAAGGCCGGCCCGGTGAGAGAGGACCTGGCGGAGCGTGATGTCCTCCTTGCCGGTGGCGCCGAACTCGGGCCAGTACCGAGCGATCGGTGCGTCGAGGTCGACGAGGCCGCGCTCGACCAGCCGGTGCGCGCAGACGGCGCTGAACGCCTTGCCGACCGAGAAGAAGTCGACGAGCGTCTCCTGCCGCCACGGGCGGCGGCGCCGGGCGTCCGCCCAGCCACCCCACAGGTCGACCACGACCCGGCCGCCGACCGAGACCGCGACGGCCGCCCCTACCTCGCCCCGCTCGACGAAGTTGGACGCGAAGGCGTCCCGGACGGCGGCGAACCTGCGATCGCAGACGCCCTCGATGGGCGGTGGCTCACCGCGCGCGGCGGGCATCGCTGACTCACGGTGCGAGGAGCCGGAGGCTCGGCGTGTCTTCCCGGCTCCACTCCTCGCGGAAGACGTAGGTGTACCCCGTGTGGGCGATCTTCCAGGCGCCCGCCGGCTTGACGTAGCGGTCGTCGTAATAGGCCCCGATGCGCACCGAGCGCTTCTGTGCGACGTTGAAGAGGTAGTTGTAGAGCGCCCACGTGCCGCGTGCCGTCGTCTCGCTCGTGAGCTCGATCTCGGGATGATGCCCGTGGTGGACGGTCACCGACCCCGACTCCCGCCCGAGCGCCTCGCGGAGGAAGCGCAGGATGGCCTCCGCGCCCGCGAAGCGGTACCGCCCCTCGCCGTAGTCGGCGGTCGCATCGTCGGTGAAGCAGCCGCCGAGCTCGTCCCAGAGCTTCAGATCGAGGCACCGCCAGTAGCGGTACTTGAGGCGCTTTATCGCCTCGACGTCCTCCAGCCTCCCGATGCGCGCCGCGAGGTCCATGAGCTCCTCCCGTCGGAACGTTGACTAGCGCACCGCGACGCCAATACAAGCCGGGCGCGGGAGACCGCGATGACCATGATCGGCCTGCGCTACGACCTCCGCGCGCCTTCCTTCGGCTCCGTGACCCACGCCGAGCTCTACGCCGCCTGCCTCGACCAGTGCGCATGGGCCGACCGGCACGGCCTGGACTTCGTCGTCCTCTCCGAGCATCACGGCGTCGAGG belongs to Deltaproteobacteria bacterium and includes:
- a CDS encoding nuclear transport factor 2 family protein, which codes for MDLAARIGRLEDVEAIKRLKYRYWRCLDLKLWDELGGCFTDDATADYGEGRYRFAGAEAILRFLREALGRESGSVTVHHGHHPEIELTSETTARGTWALYNYLFNVAQKRSVRIGAYYDDRYVKPAGAWKIAHTGYTYVFREEWSREDTPSLRLLAP
- a CDS encoding beta-lactamase family protein, coding for MPAARGEPPPIEGVCDRRFAAVRDAFASNFVERGEVGAAVAVSVGGRVVVDLWGGWADARRRRPWRQETLVDFFSVGKAFSAVCAHRLVERGLVDLDAPIARYWPEFGATGKEDITLRQVLSHRAGLPALRAPLPDGAMLDWATMTRALERQAPWWQPGTAHGYHVNTFGYLVGEVVRRTTGTTLGSFLRTEVTGPLGADVHIGLPASEHGRAAEFLWPAGPPAPDRAALTDDELMKWNVYWNPPGLSGAGWVNTAAWRAAEIPSTNGHGTARGVGRVYAALARGGA